cttcgtttcTTCGCACTTCCTCACCAACCACTTAATCAAATTCAGAGAGGGTAAGCGACCAACAACCTCCACGTCTTCACTCGCGGAGACACAACGGCCTTTCAACTTTGCATTCAGACATGCcacaaaaaataagggagatacaaggaggaaagaagtaaGATGAATAAGTTATGTGAATGCATTTGGCAAGCATTGGATATGGGCCTGCGCGAGGGtcgacagcaacaacaacaacgatgTCCAGCCACGTTCCTTTTCGACCATTTGGTCTTGaattaaataataaattgaaacaataaaaacgaaaaaaaacatgaaggaAGTGAGAAACCTAGGATACGAGACGACGAGAATACCAGGCAGCTGTCCGCCGCATCGTCACTTACTTCTTCTTTGTCTGCATCTTGCCCTTCGCCTTGCCACGAATCTTCTTGTTTCGGTTGCGGCGTTCCTTCACTGACTTACGAGCCGGAAGCTTCTTCTTACCCATACCCAGGCGAGCCTTACGGTAGTTGGGCTCAATGCGCTTCATGGCAGCAAGGTCATCATAGATAAGACCGAAACCAGTCGTTTTCCCGCCACCGAATTTCGTCTTGAAGCCAAAGACGGAAATTTGGTTCTCGTCAGCGACCTTGTAGAGCGACGCGAGGCGGTTGCGAATGAGTTTCGCGGGAACAGTGCCGCACCACCCGGGGTGGTTCACCTCAACAACGAATTGCTTGCGGTTCAGCAGTTTGTTCACCTTGAACTGCGAGGTTCGCACCGTCACCTCTGCCTTCTTCTTCTGGAAGACCATCGTTACCCACTACCTTGGTTGAAGACAGGCGGCCAAATGTGCgataaaaatattttatgAAGAAATGGTGAAAAGCGTTGGGGAAAAGAACAAGGTTGAGTAAACCGTGATATTGGGGGGAAAGGAGCTCCAACGCGGTCGCTCTCCAAGGCTTCTTACGCACCACATTGCGCACGCGTCACAGGGCTCGACAGCCCATCACGCAAAGTGCACCAAGGGGAGGGAGCTGAGCCCAACCGCAGAAATAGAAATATgataaaattaaaagaaaaatatacgA
This region of Trypanosoma brucei gambiense DAL972 chromosome 10, complete sequence genomic DNA includes:
- a CDS encoding 40S ribosomal protein S24E, putative; this encodes MVFQKKKAEVTVRTSQFKVNKLLNRKQFVVEVNHPGWCGTVPAKLIRNRLASLYKVADENQISVFGFKTKFGGGKTTGFGLIYDDLAAMKRIEPNYRKARLGMGKKKLPARKSVKERRNRNKKIRGKAKGKMQTKKK